From Mytilus edulis chromosome 9, xbMytEdul2.2, whole genome shotgun sequence, the proteins below share one genomic window:
- the LOC139489103 gene encoding uncharacterized protein, giving the protein MDKKKKHAEEMKVHRTKWTDEQKNKNREQSKIRMQKYRERKKKETQILEQNQNQDCNNNLKSIETRLHQKKKEERLKKQRIYKQEWRSNLTAQKKRRIREKDAAIKRAIRSKKDQRGTKIAMNFTVQKTETVYQKEALRKAIYRSRKNMPVSPAKYAKVVGGLIKNTTPRRKKALENEGIGSPSAKRNLKELFQSVREAHLDLLKGKTDLQKKRRKEFLSHFSTSLSQKPEFKKIFCMATGIRRKYLSEDYVKPKPKKRRKDATSKQTTDAVKLFFKSEIHSATISDKKSVKKDLQEKHVLMMSQKSLWNKWNIENQTQLSFSKFCELRPKNVLTQGHRKLYQCLCEYCENVKLKLIAINRFLAHDHPELKFTDEFDAVNKTLCPKLEAERFHKRDCIDRKCAECGTSKLRNMFDGVMENEENQPDVKWKRWDIVKTLNHKTKKEITKRQEIEKTGPPTDLLEELLDELVFLSPHLFEARWQQEQFAELNKNFPQNSIVLTIDFAENFSCFSQHEIQGAHWAKDSVTIHPCIALYRCPKDGHIVDECIDIVSNDLLHDNHAVHTFLLEVVNHLKQQQKIKIDHAFILSDGCAAQYKSRVPIMDVSCSSEDFGFTVERCFYGSRHGKNRCDGEAGVIKSKASRAIKNSEACIPDARSFLQCVKVLEKGAEKADGACNHNRRTILWVSSDDINRNRPDRNVKTVKGTRKLHSVLGIKRGVINTRRLSCFCSQCREKRYDRCLNTRYVEGWKEVRLKSFNRNIPVNEDDVGNAGDNVVHEDAADDDEDRPILEDADDDDRPILENADDEFDNDNGSPGIPDLQIEDINNISFDPNTSFSYIKDDDSVVQSQKFQVQKKTLYGSSITKSDTLTGHYRTTNLLSRSVIFPKNCLLLILFFLGPDTVSNLIYRCCFICLYHFVIKVYVDLNVFFRLPKQMAII; this is encoded by the exons ATggataagaaaaagaaacatgCAGAAGAGATGAAGGTTCATCGAACCAAGTGGACagatgaacaaaaaaacaaaaacagagaaCAAAGTAAAATTAGGATGCAGAAAtatagagaaagaaaaaaaaaagagacccAGATCCTggaacaaaatcaaaatcaagactgtaacaataatttaaaatcaattgAAACCAGACTACACcagaaaaagaaagaagaaagactTAAGAAACAACgaatatataaacaagaatggaGAAGTAACCTAACAgctcaaaaaaaaagaagaataagaGAGAAAGATGCAGCCATAAAAAGAGCCATTAGAAGTAAGAAAGACCAGAGGGGTACCAAAATCGCGATGAATTTTACAGTACAGAAAACAGAAACGGTTTACCAAAAAGAGGCCTTACGTAAAGCGATATACCGCTCAAGAAAAAACATGCCAGTCAGTCCTGCAAAATATGCCAAAGTGGTAGGGGGACTTATAAAAAATACAACACCAAGAAGAAAAAAAGCATTAGAAAATGAAGGAATTGGGTCACCGTCTGCAAAGAGAAATTTGAAAGAACTATTTCAATCTGTTAGAGAAGCGCATCTTGATCTATTGAAAGGAAAAACTGATCTgcaaaaaaaaaggagaaaagaaTTTTTAAGCCACTTTTCAACCAGCTTGAGCCAGAAACCAGAATTCAAGAAAATATTCTGTATGGCCACAGGTATAAGGCGTAAGTATTTATCTGAAGATTATGTCAAGCCAAAACCCAAAAAGAGAAGAAAAGATGCAACATCAAAACAAACAACAGATGCagtgaaactttttttcaaaagtgagaTACACTCTGCAACAATATCTGATAAAAAAAGCGTCAAAAAAGATTTGCaggaaaaacatgttttaatgatGTCCCAAAAAAGCCTATGGAACAAATGGAATATTGAAAACCAAACGCAATTATCATTCTCGAAATTTTGTGAATTAAGACCAAAAAATGTACTCACTCAAGGACATCGGAAGCTTTATCAATGCTTATGTGAGTATTGTGAAAACGTAAAGTTGAAATTGATTGCAATAAATAGATTCCTGGCGCATGATCATCCAGAACTTAAATTTACAGATGAATTTGATGCTGTTAATAAAACCCTATGTCCAAAATTGGAAGCTGAAAGGTTCCATAAAAGAGACTGTATTGATAGAAAGTGTGCTGAATGTGGCACTTCCAAACTTAGAAACATGTTTGATGGTGTAATGGAAAATGAAGAAAATCAGCCTGATGTGAAATGGAAGAGGTGGGATATTGTCAAAACACTTAACCATAAAACAaagaaagaaataacaaaaagacaagaAATAGAAAAGACTGGACCTCCAACAGATTTACTAGAAGAGCTATTAGATGAATTAGTCTTTTTGTCACCCCACCTGTTTGAGGCTCGTTGGCAGCAAGAGCAATTTGCAGAATTGAACAAAAATTTCCCACAAAATTCTATTGTTCTTACTATAGACTTTGCTGAGAATTTCTCTTGTTTCAGCCAACATGAAATTCAGGGGGCACACTGGGCAAAAGACTCCGTCACAATCCATCCCTGCATTGCTTTGTACAGGTGCCCAAAAGATGGACATATAGTAGACGAATGCATTGATATTGTGAGTAATGATTTGCTACATGATAACCATGCAGTTCATACCTTTCTTCTTGAAGTGGTAAACCATCTTAAACagcaacaaaaaattaaaatagaccATGCATTTATTTTAAGTGATGGGTGTGCAGCCCAATATAAGTCCAGAGTTCCAATCATGGATGTAAGCTGCAGTTCAGAAGATTTTGGCTTTACAGTTGAAAGATGTTTCTATGGTAGTAGGCATGGCAAGAATAGGTGCGATGGAGAAGCTGGAGTAATTAAGTCTAAGGCAAGCAGAGCCATAAAAAATAGTGAGGCCTGTATACCAGATGCCAGATCTTTTCTACAGTGTGTTAAGGTTTTAGAAAAAGGAGCAGAAAAAGCTGATGGTGCATGTAACCATAACAGAAGAACAATTTTATGGGTTTCAAGTGATGACATCAACAGAAATAGACCAGATAGAAATGTTAAAACTGTAAAGGGCACTAGAAAACTTCATTCAGTTTTAGGAATAAAGAGAGGAGTAATAAATACAAGGAGATTGTCCTGCTTCTGTTCTCAGTGCAGAGAGAAAAGATACGACAGATGTCTTAACACCAGATATGTAGAAGGCTGGAAAGAAGTTCGACTTAAGT CATTCAACAGAAATATACCAGTTAATGAAGATGATGTTGGGAATGCTGGTGACAATGTTGTCCATGAAGATGCTGCTGATGATGATGAAGATAGACCTATACTTGAAGATGCCGATGATGATGATAGGCCTATACTTGAAAATGCTGATGATGAGTTTGATAATGATAATGGTTCTCCAGGGATCCCAGACCTCCAGATTGAGGACATCAACAACATTAGTTTTGATCCAAATACctctttttcatatataaaagATGATGACAGTGTTGTACAGAGCCAAAA ATTTCAAGTACAGAAGAAGACACTATATGGGTCCAGTATTACGAAAAGCGACACGCTAACTGGACATTACAGGACAACAAATTTACTGTCCAGATCAGTGATATTTCCAAAAAACTGCCTCCTCCTGATCTTGTTTTTTCTGGGTCCAGATACAGTTTCAAATTTAATATATAGATGttgctttatttgtttatatcattttgttattaaagtaTATGttgatttaaatgtgttttttagaTTACCTAAACAGATGGCAATAATTTGA